The nucleotide window actaaacgatcgggtgctaagctaatggaatgggtcatgtcaatcacatcattctcctaatgatgtgatcccgttaatcaaatgacaacacatgtctatggttaggaaacataaccatcttcgattaacgagctagtcaagtagaggcatactagtgacgtttagtttgtctatgtatttacacaagtattatgtttccgaataatacaattctagcattaataataaacatttatcgtgaagtaagaaaataaataataactttattattgcctctaggtcatatttccttcaatgtCAGTTACGCGTATGTGGAAATTAGGTAAACACACATGACAACTATGATTAACCATACATGAAAACTATGGTTGGGCCACACGTGGCAATTAGATAAACACACATGACAACTATTGTTTGACCACATGTGACAAGTAGTTAATCACACACGGCAACTATGGTTTGATTACACGCGGCAACTACCATAAATTAGACACGGCAACTATAATTAACTAAAATAGAGAGAGTTGCCATGCTTTTACAAGTACATTTGCCATCCCGGATAACTAAAGTTGCTATCCCCCAGGGTAACTAAAGCGTCATCCCGCGGGTAACTAACGTAGCTGCGTCAGCGATGTGTGGGCATATTTGCTTGGTGCCACACGCGCGGGGTGTGGATGAATAGTATTTGTTGGGCGTGTGGCGCGAAGTAGGTGCGTCCACACATGTGTGGGCAGTTGTAATGTTCGCTCACACATGACCCGTGTAGGCTGCCTTCTGATTATGCCACATAGGGCATGTGGGCGGATCTCTAATATGCCACACGTGTGAACGTTATCGGTGTCCCAAAACAAATACATGGATAATCCAAAGCCATCTTCCTAGCGATCTATATGGCGCTACATCTATTAGTTTGCTGATGTGTCTTGACCTCGCACCAACACATATCATCTACTCTTATGGCCTCACCAAGCTGCCCTACGACGTGCTGAGAGCACCAACCGGTCTAAATTCGTTGCCGCCATCTTCCGTCGTTTCAACTTCAGGAGAGATCAACGCATTGACCTTGCCAGACCAACTGTCGTCGATGCCAGATAGCGCTATAACACTACGCTCGTCCATCAACACACGTCCAATGCCGAGATCTCGTTGTGCCACGATGCCGAGACCCGCTGTCATCGACGCAGTAGATGGCATAtaacatatactccctccattccataatTTGAATTAATGGTTTTAGTTCAAACCACGACAAAAATTATGAAACGAAGAGAGTAATTAGTTAGTCAAATCGATGACCTAAAACTAGGTGTACCTAATACACCCAGACGGAGGAAGtaataacatcttatattatatactccctccattccacaatgtagtgcttcctctatttccgtgcttcaactttgaccgtaaatttaactatcaaaaccgattgcggcgggagcaaacATTATATCAGCGAATTCATATTCggaagaagttttcaattatataattttttctcccgccgcagttggtctcgttggttaaatttatgatcaaagtTGGATCTCGAAAAGCGCGagcgcactatattttggaatggagggagtataagacAGAGGGAGTAATAGCAAGCGCGGAGCACTAGCAGAACTAAAACACAAACAAAAACACAAATGCAAGGGACATGCAACAGCAGCCTTGCAGAAAAATAATACTCCATTGGCCAACACGAGCCTTCGAACATTCTGATCAAAACAGCACCGAATCCTGGACACATAAGCAGCAGGGAAAGAAAGACCCCAGCAAACACTTCCAAACAGCCCAGGAATTACTTTGCCAAAAACTTCAACAGAGGCCGCGCTATAGTAACAATCGGAAACCACCAAACTTTGTTGAGTGTCAAATCACACCCAACCACGCAAGTCTGCcacaaaaaaaaattaaaaataaaaaaaatctcCACACAAAGAGCATGAGCAACTAGGTGCTAGAGTTGCTACTTCATTCATACTccctccctccgttcctaaatataagattcttttagagatttcaataaaaCTATATACCgagcaaaatgaatgaatttATACTGTAAAATATGTTTCTATAAATCTATATGTAGACCGTGTTAAAATCTCTAAAAGGTCTTATATATAGaaatggaggagaacagttaGGAGTTACGACCACGGTGCGTACTCCACACCAATGAACTATAAACCTATGGAAGGGCATATCTAAACTAAATAATCAACCATTTCAATGGTGCTTACTCAACACCAAGGAATCATTTTAAATTGCGACCATGCAATTTGTGCTTCTAAAAGTGCAGTACTATTATCAGTGTACAAAGTGTTCCGTCCTATTAGCAGTAATAACATCTAAGAACAAAGTAATATAAGACATCGGTCAATGAAATAAAGTACTTGCTATCTTTTAACAATAATCACGCTGAAGTAACAATCCGACCCAAAACAGATGCAGTGACCCAATTACTGCTGCTGCGGTAACAATCAGACACAAAACCATGTTGAGAACCCAGATCACAGGCAGCTTCCCAAATATGGCTGAGAAAAAAACATCTCCACACAATGCAATAGGACCAAGGTGTGCACTGAACATGAAAGATTGAATTATTAAGCAACAGAAAGGAATATCAAAACCAAACATTTGTACAACTAAAACGCCATAATTAACTTCTGATGAAGGAATCAGCATTCCGAACTGCAACCATGCCTTTCATGCTTTTGAACAATGAACGCTGAAAGTAAATAGGGGAGAATTTCAGATCAGTTCTATAGCATAGGATACTCCATTGTTTATAATACTAGCATGATGCTCAAGATATCATAACAAGCACCGAATGATGATAGAAGAAGTGCCGATTCCGCCATCCAAATTGTTCCCTTCATACAGGATAGATGCTTCAAGGGCACGAGTGCACGACTAGTCCAAAACATTGAGATGGAGCATGGCATCTCATAGCACAATAGAGAACAGAGGCTCCTTGTTCACAGCTTCTTGTTTTTGCGTCTCAAACAATGGAAGTGAAATCATGCTCTCTTGGAGGCGATGCCAACTAAGTGTCCAGTGGTTTTCATGCTCTTCGCTTTCCACATTTTCTAAAAACACGCCATCAATATCACAGTGTAATATACGGCTACGACGATTCTGAACCAACAACTCACGCTCGTTCATCACAGCCATGCTACGAACATATTTGATTTGCAAATCAAGTGGTAGTGATGCCTCCATCACTGACAAGTTAATCTGGTACAAAAAGCCCCAAGTTTCAGCATCGTAGTCCTGCAACACCCAAACATCTTCTAAAGTAGTGACACATTCAGAGGACGTGCGGCACAATGCTAGGGCACCACCCATATCCATCAATGACACCATATCGCCCAATTGTGTTGGGCGGCTCATCTGCCGGAATGTCTCGGCTATTGTGTCAAATACCGTTATGTTGAGACCCATTGCCCAATGCAGGCTACCACGATGGTGCACTGCTCGGCAATGGTAGAACCAATTATCAGGAATAAACCTTTGTTCTGGAACTGTCGGCCACTGGATGCTTCTTGGCTGATCCGATCCGACCATGAGGACGAAGTACTCAAGCGACTCAATTGCTACGTCGCTCCCATCGAGCAGCGTGTATGACCAGGGGTATGACACCCAAAGCACTCGGTGTTCTCCAGATGTGTGATGCCGGTAGAACCCGGCTACGCTGACCAGGAAGTGTGGTCGTCGTGGAGGATGTGGCAGGGACGCACACTTGCGGGTGGCCGGGTTGCAGACGTAGAAATCGGATTGTTCTTGTTGCGACAGAATGAGGAGGCCATCACAGGTGGCGCGGTGTACAATGACGTCGTATTCGTGCCGAAGGACGGGCCGTATCTTCAGATCATCACCGGAGGTTCTGACGACGCGGGAGATGCCCTTCCCGTGATTGATGATGGGGAGCGAGGGCTGGTAGCGGTGGTGGTCGAGGATGAAGGCGTCGGTGGAAGTGCCGCTGCGCCACGACCTGTGGACTGCGTGGCAGCGGAGTACGTCTTTGACAGGCAGCCGGACGAGGATCTCGTGGACGACCACCCACTCCGGTAGGTCGTTGAAGACGGTCGCGCTGCGGCTCCCTTGCATACTGATTCCTCGCtgatatatatatacacacacacacacacactactaTATAGTGTATGAGTTTTAAATGTTTGAATTCATGCATTGAAATGCATTTCTGGCCGTTCATTGAGCTCCATCGGACGGCTCATAGTGCAGGGATTCGCTGCTACAGTACCATTCAATGTTATCAGGGTCTTTCCAGAAACATCTATTGATTGGCCCTGAGTAAGGGAGCCCACGGCATGTCAGTTCACTGGAGCAAACAGAGTCATCATGTCATACTCGCATCGCCTGAAGCAGTACAAATTGTTTTATCAAAGCAGACGGCCGCAGAGGTACATGGCCTGTGTGGTTGGAGAAACAAATGGGATCCGTACCAATAAGTCTGACAGGAGGTGAAAAAGTAGAACGATAAAGAAGTAAACAAACCAAACCAGTGCGTGAACCAAACAGTGCATTGCGCACATACGATACATGGCATCACTGCCTCCCATGCATTTCTGGGTGGAAAGCCATGGTAAACGCTACGGTAAAACATGGCAATAGGTAGAGTATATTACAACCTGCATTTTAAAAATACATTTTAAATATGTTAAAAGCAGTACAAAAATAAATTTCACATGTGCATTTTTGCAAAATAGTGCAGGGAATAAAGTTTTACAAAATATGTCTTTTTATTTTACCTCCAcataaaagatattttttacTGCTTCTAAATAGCGTTTCACGACACATTTTTTTGCCTTTTCACACATACAAAAAGAAATATTTTTCCACGAAATTTCCTATGCGCGCATATAACTTGGAGGGGGATGAATGCGTGCAacttattttaaaaaaaattgtcaTTACGAAATGTATTTTTTGAAGTTGGTTCATATGTATTTTTTCAGAACTTTTTAGGTGAGTTCATATgtatttttttcataatttttgtcATTTAGAAATGTGTTTTGAGAAGTGGGTTCATATGTATTCAGGTTCGTCTATGTATTTTTCGCAATAGGTATCCCAATTTTTGTGCAAATTACATATTCATGTGATATGCCAATTCCGAATACATGCACAATGGACATTTGTCTTGAATCATTTCTTCGTCATTTTCATGACTAATTCTCGCCAAATCACCCTGCAACGTAATGACGCGCATTGCGCGTGCATGCATAcggaataagttattcttcatccgaggtaattttacgatcatttcataattaaattacgtttcgaattcaaataattacattcctattgattcactacgtaaaatttgatataagaaaataaaaatataggtcataagacaagaaaatttgcagtttatgtgtattttagactatgtttttacgtttatAATTTTAtataatataaaatattttttacggcgattatatattttcttacgatCCCTATATATATTTGTAGGACGGTGGAGCGAGGGGTCGACGCTTGGAAAAAGGTTCCAAGGAAAGAAAACAGGCGGATGGAGAATGCCATGGCCGGAGAGAGTCGAGGTGACTTACTTTACTCTGGAGCGGAGAACGGTGGAGCGAGGGCGGCGGTCTCCGGCGGTGACGGGACGGTGTCGTGTTCGTTCCCGGTGGCGTCTCTGGACAGGAAGACGAGACCTATCGATCTGAGGGGCGAAGGGTAGACCTTTTTTGACAAGAAAAAGGGAAAGCAACACCGCAGATGGGATTTGCTTACGATCGTTGGATTACTAGCGACGTGGGTCCTTTTGTAGGGTTTCCTTGGAATTTGCTATTTGTGTATGACTAACAGAAACAAGAAATCACGGTGGATTAGCATTTGGAACGTGGATCCACCTTAGTTTGCTTCCGTGTAATGCTTCCTCAGAACGAACTGCTCCCGAGAATCTAGCGCACTAACAACCATGACATTCCTCAACGTTTGTCCGTATACCCAGGCGATGTCATCAGGGCCGGGCCGGTAAAATCCAGGACCTTGTGCGAAACTAAAAAAAGAGACCCTATCTcactagaaaaaaaataaaatatcAAGCAATTATAATGTATATTTGATATAGTGTCTTACGTAACAAATTATATTGTATTGAAACACAAGATATAAAAGgtgaataaaataaaattatAGTAATATGGTAGTAGATATCAATTGGAGATTATGCATCAATGTTTGACAATTAAACGAACCGTCTAACTCACCTAGTCTTGTGTCCCGTCAGATTGAACTGCTATACTATGATCTTTAATCGAGGAGCAATAATGCAAGAACATATCTTTCCATTGATCCATGTGAAAAGTTAATTAAGAAATAAGAATTAAGAGAATAGGAATAGAATTTGGAGTAAGAACCCAGCGGTATTCCTACCTGACTCAAGAATCTGAGATCACGAAAGTAATAATCGATGGATGAGAAGTTGCAAACCAATGAGATATTGTATTTGCAATACCAAAACTAACGTACAACGTAACCTCATCATATCCTGCCTCTGCCTATACCTGTCGGCGTGTCGTCCGTCGCGACGTCGTCGGATCTTGATGTCTCGATGGCAGGAGGCAGGGGGATGCGCATGCGCCATGTCGCCTGCCCATGGATTCTCGATGCGATCGATGGAGCAGAACTAAACCACCCTTTGGTTACAAAAAAACCGAGCAGATTAGCTTATTAATTTTTTGAGGGAAGATCGAGGCATCGAGCAGATCAGCATGCCCTAGCACCTTGGCGTCTGGGATCGCAATCGAGGAATCGAGCAGTGGCTTGGGATGGTCGAGCAGCAGCCTGGTGGACGCACACACTGGGGAGTCACGCGCCAGCGGACAGAGGCCCAGTTCTATGCGAGGCCCAACACCTACCGTAGAAAAATATGTACAAAGGCATTTTAAAAAAGTTTGGGCCCCCCTAAATTGATGGGCCCTGTGCGGGCCGCACAGTACGCACAACTATGGGCCCGGCCCTGGATGTCATTGTAACgtcctcgatgcggctatatctcccacgtgtcgaaacacgacttagaggcataaccgcattgaaggcaatgtcgcaagaggggtaatctttacacatcccatatactgaataagaaagggaatatagagttggcttacaatcgccacttcacacaatacatgaataaaacattacatcatccagatacaatcaaggtccgactacggaaccaaaacaaaagaggactacccctaatgctacagatccccgatcgccccaactgggctccactactgatcaactggaaacgaaacaacacaatgaacgagatcttcatcgagctcctccttgagctggcttgcgtcacctgcacgatatcatcggcacctgcaactggttctggaagtaatctgtgagtcacagggactcagcaatctcacaccctcgcgatcaagactatttaagcttataggtagggaaaaggtatgtgaggtggagctacagcaagcactagcatatatggtggctaacatacgcaaatgggagcgaggagagaaggcaaagcacagtcgagaatctatgatcaagaagtgatcctagaactacttacgttcaagcataactccaacaccgtgttcacttcccggactccgccgagaagagaccatcacggctacacacgcggttgatgcattttaattaagataagtttcgggttttctacaatcggacattaataaattccttatctgcccataaccgcgggcacgactttcgaaagttcaaatccatgcagaggtgtcccaatttagcccatcacaaggtctcacggtcaacgaaggatattccttctcccaggaagacccgatcaggctcggaatcccggttacaagacatctcgacaatggtaaaacaagtccagcaaaaccacccactgtgccgacaaatcccgatagaagttgcacatatctcgttttcaaggcacaccggataagctaagcgtacaggagcccacgtaacccaagttgccaagggatggccctgcacggtgctctagtttggaccaacactcaggggagcactggcccggggggtttaaataaagatgaccttGGCTGgcccgacccaagggaaagaaaaggctaggtggcaaatggtaaaaccaaggtttgAGCCTTGGCTggagagttttattcaaggcgaactgtcaaggggttccatTATAACCCCAGCCGTGGTAAGGAACGCAAAataaggaacataacaccggtatgacggaaactaggacgacaagagtggaacaaaaacACCAGGCTATAAGGCCGACCTTcacctttaccaagtatatatatgcattaattaaataagagatattgtgatatcccaacaaataaccatgttccaacaaggaacaaactccaatcttcacctgcaactaacaacactataagaggggctaagcaaagaggtaacatagccaaacaacggtttgctaggacaaggtgggttagaggctcatggcaatatgggaggcatgataaagcatgtggtaggtatcgcagccaaggcatggcaatagagcgagcaactagtaagcaaagatagaagtgatttcgagggtatggtcatcttgcctgaaaagttctccgagaagacgaaagcttgatcctaggcatagcaatagagcgagcaactagcaagcaaagatagaagtgatttcgagggtatggtcatcttgcctgcaaagttctccgagaagacgaaagcttgatcctcgaacacgaactcgtctcccggctctacccaaagcaagaacacaagcaaagggagacacaatcaaccacgtgcaatgcacaagcaacatgatgcaaaacatggcatgatatgcgggatgagATATGCAATGTATATGCGAGCTCCGGAAGGAAAAAATTGaatcaggcctcaacttggaaaaccaagaatgccgctggaaagatgagatgatttcggtcgaaatcgatataaagatcaccggaatcggatgcacggtttgcaaatggcaagcaaaacaataatggcacaaagctgcggttaacagcacgaggccatctagatgcatcaagaacaataagctactgcactctaacataacaacaaagcacatggcagggatccactcaagatgcttgacaaaagatgaacactgagctaaggctaattcactcaatagcaggttcaaacaagcatggcaaaagagcaaaagatatcaggttacagacttagtgaaaataacatgtcaggattttaacatcaggaagcaatgtttagagcaagataacaacatgctacaggaacatatcatatcaaagaaaggcatggcatgaagctactcaaagcatacaacaaaagtcccttactaaccataagccaaaagggatcagaaaatataatggcaaccatgtgaacatagcaacttttgttaacagattcagacttggcagaaaaatggaacatggcaaaacagattcatgcatgcatgtttgcgagctcgatgcactcaccacaaggcattgcatgacaaactaagcatacatccagcaagtagacatggcatagaagctaaacatggcaagaacaacaacatagcatgcatggaacaactacaacaacctcggcaaaattgattaacacgtaaacaatctgccaggaacattttatagcaaacgtaaagcaagattgagtcatgctagggtactccataattgcaaacaaagacatggatggatagaacataacaatatctcaaaatcatccttactgaacatgctcaaaagaggcatggatctcactgtagcaacatgaatacatgacataaaaataatatcagagaaatgacttagaagaattctaagtccctgtaatcagcaacatcacgagagctactttgcatgcttgtgctagtcaccacaaagatcacaaaaatacatgtcatacacccatgtaaagatggcatgacatacttcaaaacacatgaagggctcaagttcataggaggcacacaacaatcatgacaaaaatgacaaatgttcaaatactgataagaatctgaaactaatatAAACTAGCACTCTTACAACAgaatttagggcatcaagatgaactcaaatgaacatggtccaatggaatgaaatgaagtactcgccGAGGCGGACAATTTAATATGCTACACACCCAAAACAGAGTCACGAATGCAAAGTTATAATGCGATGTAGAATGCATAAAAATAAGCAGATCTGGGGACAGACGAAAATcaacctccagatctagggtttcgtccgcgaaaaattcggggagagccacatatatataggtagagggagctaggagagtccaaatgaggtgcggttttcggccacgcgatcgtgatcgaatggcctagatgatggagggggtttaggtgggttttgggccactttggaagggtgttgggc belongs to Triticum urartu cultivar G1812 chromosome 7, Tu2.1, whole genome shotgun sequence and includes:
- the LOC125518288 gene encoding putative F-box/kelch-repeat protein At1g13200, producing the protein MQGSRSATVFNDLPEWVVVHEILVRLPVKDVLRCHAVHRSWRSGTSTDAFILDHHRYQPSLPIINHGKGISRVVRTSGDDLKIRPVLRHEYDVIVHRATCDGLLILSQQEQSDFYVCNPATRKCASLPHPPRRPHFLVSVAGFYRHHTSGEHRVLWVSYPWSYTLLDGSDVAIESLEYFVLMVGSDQPRSIQWPTVPEQRFIPDNWFYHCRAVHHRGSLHWAMGLNITVFDTIAETFRQMSRPTQLGDMVSLMDMGGALALCRTSSECVTTLEDVWVLQDYDAETWGFLYQINLSVMEASLPLDLQIKYVRSMAVMNERELLVQNRRSRILHCDIDGVFLENVESEEHENHWTLSWHRLQESMISLPLFETQKQEAVNKEPLFSIVL